The nucleotide sequence TTTCCCTCCCAGATCGTCTCTCTGGTGATCGCCTTCGTGGCGCTGTACGTGATCGTCTCGCGTGTGGCGCTGCCGAAGGTCGGGGCCGTCATCGACGCCCGCCAGAAGGCGATCGACGGTGATCTGGCCGAAGCGCAGCGGCTGAAGGATGAATCCGAAGCTGCGATGAAGGCGTATGAGACCGAGCTGGCGACGGCTCGCGCCCGCGCCCAGGCGATCGGTGCCGAGACCCGCGACAAGCTCGCGGCCTCCTCGGATGCCGAGCGCAAGGCGCTGGAAGACAGCCTCGCGGCCAAGCTCGCGGCAGCTGAGAAGTCCATCGCCACCACGCGCGCGACCGCAATGAGCAATGTCCGCGGCATCGCCGCCGATGCGGCCAGCGCGATCGTGCAGCAGCTCACCGGCAAGGCCCCCGCGGCCAAGACGGTCGAAGCTGCGGTCGATGCATCGTTGAAGGGAACAGCCTGATGCATTTGCTCGCTGATCCGGAAACCTGGGTTGCGATTGCTTTCGTGATCCTGATGGGCCTGTTCGCCTATCTCGGTGTCCACCGCATGGTCCTGAAGGCGCTCGACCACCGTGCCGACCGCATCAGGAACGAGCTGGACGAGGCCAAGCGGCTCAAGGACGAGGCGGCCAAGGTGCTTGCCGACTACAAGACCCGCCGCGCCAGCGCCGAGCGTGAGGCCGAGGAGATCGTCACCAGCGCCAAGGCGGAAGCCGAGCGCATCGCGGCGGACGCCAAGGCCAAGATGGAAGACTTCGTCGCCCGTCGCACCAAGGCCGCCGAGAGCAAGATCGCCCTCGCTGAAGCCCAGGCTCTGGCCGACGTCCGGGCCGCTGCGGCCGACGCCGCCGTCCAGGCCGCCGCGACCGTGCTGTCGCAGTCGGTCAAGGGCGGTCTCGGCGAAGACCTCGTCGCCAAGGGCATCGCGGAAGTCAGCCGCAAGCTGAACTGAGCGGCGGCAGATCATCCATCCAACATCTTCCAAAAGGCCGGTGCCCTGCACCGGCCTTTTGCTTTTCCAGCCTGTTCCCGTCACGGCCGCCGGCGTGACCAGTCGCGCCTCACTTCCGCTTCTTGCCGCCGCGCTCGGGTGTCAGGGCCTGCGGATCGAAACCGATGTAGAATACGTAATTGTCGGCGTTGCTGCCGGGTGGCGGCACCGGATAGACCATGTCCTCGGCGACGATCGTGAACGGCACGCTGCCGTCGCCGGTCATCTGCACAGTGGTGCGATAGGCCTTGGTCGCGATCACCTTCTCGCCGATGCCGCCCTGC is from Bradyrhizobium sp. ORS 285 and encodes:
- a CDS encoding F0F1 ATP synthase subunit B': MAESHGEAKGGEAKGTASAHTEADGGHGFPPFSKETFPSQIVSLVIAFVALYVIVSRVALPKVGAVIDARQKAIDGDLAEAQRLKDESEAAMKAYETELATARARAQAIGAETRDKLAASSDAERKALEDSLAAKLAAAEKSIATTRATAMSNVRGIAADAASAIVQQLTGKAPAAKTVEAAVDASLKGTA
- a CDS encoding F0F1 ATP synthase subunit B (Produces ATP from ADP in the presence of a proton gradient across the membrane. Subunit B is part of the membrane proton channel.); its protein translation is MHLLADPETWVAIAFVILMGLFAYLGVHRMVLKALDHRADRIRNELDEAKRLKDEAAKVLADYKTRRASAEREAEEIVTSAKAEAERIAADAKAKMEDFVARRTKAAESKIALAEAQALADVRAAAADAAVQAAATVLSQSVKGGLGEDLVAKGIAEVSRKLN